A genomic stretch from Gorilla gorilla gorilla isolate KB3781 chromosome 20, NHGRI_mGorGor1-v2.1_pri, whole genome shotgun sequence includes:
- the FCGRT gene encoding IgG receptor FcRn large subunit p51 produces MGVPRPQPWALGLLLFLLPGSLGAESHLSLLYHLTAVSSPAPGTPAFWVSGWLGPQQYLSYNSLRGEAEPCGAWVWENQVSWYWEKETTDLRIKEKLFLEAFKALGGKGPYTLQGLLGCELGPDNTSVPTAKFALNGEEFMNFDLKQGTWGGDWPEALAISQRWQQQDKAANKELTFLLFSCPHRLREHLERGRGNLEWKEPPSMRLKARPSSPGFSVLTCSAFSFYPPELQLRFLRNGLAAGTGQGDFGPNSDGSFHASSSLTVKSGDEHHYCCIVQHAGLAQPLRVELESPAKSSVLVVGIVIGVLLLTAAAVGGALLWRRMRSGLPAPWISLRGDDTGVLLPTPGEAQDADSKDVNVIPATA; encoded by the exons ATGGGGGTCCCGCGGCCTCAGCCCTGGGCGCTGGGGCTCCTGCTCTTTCTCCTTCCCGGGAGCCTGGGCGCAG AAAGCCACCTCTCCCTCCTGTACCACCTTACCGCGGTGTCCTCGCCTGCCCCGGGGACTCCTGCCTTCTGGGTGTCTGGCTGGCTGGGCCCGCAGCAGTACCTGAGCTACAATAGCCTGCGGGGCGAGGCGGAGCCCTGTGGAGCTTGGGTCTGGGAAAACCAGGTGTCCTGGTATTGGGAGAAAGAGACCACAGATCTGAGGATCAAGGAGAAGCTCTTTCTGGAAGCTTTCAAAGCTTTGGGGGGAAAAG GTCCCTACACTCTGCAGGGCCTGCTGGGCTGTGAACTGGGCCCTGACAACACCTCGGTGCCCACCGCCAAGTTCGCCCTGAACGGCGAGGAGTTCATGAATTTCGACCTCAAGCAGGGCACCTGGGGTGGGGACTGGCCCGAGGCCCTGGCTATCAGTCAGCGGTGGCAGCAGCAGGACAAGGCGGCCAACAAGGAGCTCACCTTCCTGCTATTCTCCTGCCCTCACCGCCTGCGGGAGCACCTGGAGAGGGGCCGCGGAAACCTGGAGTGGAAGG AGCCCCCCTCCATGCGCCTGAAGGCCCGACCCAGCAGCCCTGGCTTTTCCGTGCTTACCTGCAGCGCCTTCTCCTTCTACCCTCCGGAGCTGCAACTTCGGTTCCTGCGGAATGGGCTGGCCGCTGGCACCGGCCAGGGTGACTTCGGCCCCAACAGTGATGGATCCTTCCACGCCTCATCGTCACTAACAGTCAAAAGTGGCGATGAGCACCACTACTGCTGCATTGTGCAGCACGCAGGGCTGGCGCAGCCCCTCAGGGTGGAGCTGG AATCTCCAGCCAAGTCCTCCGTGCTCGTGGTGGGAATCGTCATCGGTGTCTTGCTACTCACGGCAGCGGCTGTAGGAGGAGCTCTGTTGTGGAGAAGGATGAGGAGTGGGCTGCCAG ccCCTTGGATCTCCCTTCGTGGAGATGACACCGGGGTCCTCCTGCCCACCCCGGGGGAGGCCCAGGATGCTGATTCGAAGGATGTAAATGTGATTCCAGCCACCGCCTGA